The genomic segment CGAGGAACGAGAAAAGATACTTGGGCATCAATTTGCGGTGGAGGTGTATAGTGCCATAGAACGGTCTGCAGCGCATCCGGGAATGTGGCCCCTTATCGAAGAAGGCGTTCACCGCTGTCTCGTTCGACGTTTTCCGTATGGCATTGTGTACCATCATAACGAGGCAAACGATGAGTTGATAATCCTAGCCGTTATGCACCTTCATCGTAAAAAAGGGGGACGGAATAAAAAAGGGGGACGTAGTTAAGTTAGTTGACTTGATTGCTTCCCAGTGCTATCCTCCCATTCATGCCAAAAAATAATAGGGGG from the Desulfuromonadaceae bacterium genome contains:
- a CDS encoding type II toxin-antitoxin system RelE/ParE family toxin — translated: MKYVFHPEAQKEFGLAIDYYEEREKILGHQFAVEVYSAIERSAAHPGMWPLIEEGVHRCLVRRFPYGIVYHHNEANDELIILAVMHLHRKKGGRNKKGGRS